Proteins co-encoded in one Setaria viridis chromosome 9, Setaria_viridis_v4.0, whole genome shotgun sequence genomic window:
- the LOC117838638 gene encoding UDP-rhamnose/UDP-galactose transporter 5 gives MSSLKKSDKKAALDFAAWSFNVTTSVGIIMVNKALMATHGFSFATTLTGLHFVTTTLMTIVFRWLGLSQPSHLPLADLIKFVIFSNLSIVGMNVSLMWNSVGFYQIAKLCMIPASCLLEVVFDHVHYSRDTKLSIMVVLIGVAVCTVTDVSVNARGLIAAVIAVWSTALQQYYVHFLQRKYSLNSFNLLGHTAPAQAGSLLLVGPFVDFLLTGKRVDHFNFSSLALFFLTLSCFIAIGVNLSQFICIGRFSAVSFQVLGHMKTVLVLSLGFLFFGKEGLNLQVVLGMVLAVLGMIWYGNASAKPGGKERRSILPVRSASLKGSSEEKAGAEK, from the exons ATGAGTTCTCTGAAGAAATCCGACAAGAAAGCTGCCCTGGATTTCGCAGCATGGAGTTTCAATGTTACTACATCAGTTGGAATCATCATGGTCAACAAAGCTTTAATGGCTACTCATGGATTTAGTTTCG CCACAACTTTAACCGGTCTTCATTTTGTGACTACCACCTTGATGACTATCGTATTTCGGTGGTTAGGTCTGAGCCAGCCTTCCCACTTGCCGCTAGCAGATCTGATTAAATTTGTCATATTTTCAAACTTGTCGATTGTTGGGATGAATGTGAGCTTGATGTGGAACTCTGTGGGCTTTTATCAG ATAGCAAAGCTGTGCATGATACCTGCATCATGTCTTCTGGAGGTTGTCTTTGATCATGTACATTATTCCCGGGACACAAAGCTGAGCATAATGGTTGTGCTCATAGGAGTTGCAGTCTGCACAGTCACTGATGTCAGTGTGAATGCAAGAGGCCTAATTGCGGCTGTTATAGCTGTTTGGAGCACAGCTTTGCAGCAATAT TATGTTCATTTTCTCCAGAGGAAGTACTCACTGAACTCATTCAATCTCCTGGGCCACACTGCTCCAGCCCAGGCAGGATCCCTCCTGCTAGTGGGACCATTTGTAGATTTCTTGTTGACAGGCAAAAGGGTGGACCACTTCAATTTCTCATCTCTTGCTCTG TTTTTCCTCACGCTCTCATGTTTCATTGCCATCGGTGTCAACCTGAGCCAATTCATCTGCATTGGCCGGTTTTCTGCTGTATCCTTCCAAGTCCTGGGCCACATGAAGACTGTTCTTGTTCTGTCCCTCGGGTTTCTCTTTTTTGGCAAGGAGGGCCTGAATCTTCAGGTAGTTCTTGGGATGGTCCTTGCTGTTCTCGGAATGATATGGTATGGGAACGCGTCAGCTAAACCAGGTGGCAAAGAGCGGCGTAGTATATTGCCAGTGAGGTCTGCAAGTCTCAAGGGAAGTTCAGAAGAAAAGGCCGGTGCTGAGAAATAG
- the LOC117838637 gene encoding uncharacterized protein: MPAAAPAPHPPPASLDARTGGRILRRAAGHLFHPASLPPLLLAALLLLLFRAALLAGTLRLASFADRDPALRSLLARLSPPSPPSPPPPPHHLPRRRSPFTSPSSSLSDDDVLVGPLDPAASSPSRRHNASFHHVLFTSYSSAPKPYPVPLPNPIPASASPFFLAVHNETAPPKPASLRGNELRLLDLTRRDAAAIIHLLALLSSAHVLAILGYIAVHSAALGAVFASVARRHVHGRRRGFLLAGVARGARRLTGFAFLRWATRDAVVQMLCLWFFADVHDQAQLFRLFVVAKLMPFSASVNPWLAAAVAGPELDGFFVAWAVLDAVVSVLFTVVPWVVVMDRDPRPPGRNAVKEGCYLVSLMATDATLLKCWETVVCGSMGRLIMVTFGGKVLGGFLHAIAEVYFMVVWLLFYFAARCKEVRLGGRQFGLEDVAAAIDGFR, translated from the coding sequence atgccggccgccgcccccgcacCGCATCCTCCGCCGGCGAGCTTGGACGCGCGCACGGGCGGCCGCATCCTTCGCCGTGCTGCAGGGCACCTCTTCCACCCTGCCTCGCtcccgcccctcctcctcgcggcgctcctcctcctcctcttccgcgccgcgctcctcgccggcacgctccgcctcgcctccttcGCCGACCGCGACCCGGCCCTCCGCTCTCTCCTCGCCCGCCTCTCCCCTCCCagcccgccatcgccgccgcctcccccgcacCATCTCCCGCGGCGCCGCTCCCCGTTCACATCCCCGTCGTCCTCCCTCTCCGACGACGATGTCCTGGTCGGCCCCCTCGATCCCGCGGCCTCATCCCCCTCTCGACGCCACAACGCTTCCTTCCACCATGTTCTATTCACATCATACTCCTCCGCGCCCAAACCCTACCCGGTGCCGCTCCCCAACCCGATCCCCGCTTCCGCCTcccccttcttcctcgccgtccacaacgagacggcgccgccgaagcccgccTCGCTGCGGGGCAACGAGCTCCGCTTGCTAGACTTGACCCGGCGCGACGCGGCGGCCATCATCCACCTCCTTGCGCTGCTCTCCTCCGCACACGTTCTCGCGATCCTCGGGTACATCGCCGTGCACTCCGCCGCGCTGGGCGCAGTGTTTGCGTCCGTCGCAAGGCGGCAcgtgcacgggcggcggcgaggtttccTCCTTGCCGGCGTTGCCAGGGGTGCTAGGCGGCTCACTGGGTTCGCGTTCCTCCGGTGGGCGACACGGGATGCCGTTGTCCAGATGCTCTGCCTCTGGTTCTTTGCCGATGTGCACGACCAGGCCCAACTTTTCAGGCTCTTTGTGGTTGCCAAGCTCATGCCATTCTCGGCGTCCGTCAATCCATGGCTTGCTGCGGCAGTTGCAGGCCCAGAGCTTGACGGTTTCTTTGTCGCATGGGCTGTGCTTGATGCAGTCGTCTCGGTATTGTTCACTGTGGTGCCATGGGTGGTTGTCATGGACCGTGATCCGCGGCCACCTGGGCGCAATGCTGTGAAGGAAGGGTGCTATCTTGTGTCTCTGATGGCAACCGATGCCACATTGCTCAAGTGTTGGGAAACAGTTGTGTGTGGCAGCATGGGGCGGCTCATCATGGTGACATTTGGTGGAAAGGTTCTTGGCGGATTTCTCCATGCAATTGCGGAGGTCTACTTCATGGTGGTGTGGCTGTTGTTCTACTTTGCGGCAAGGTGTAAGGAGGTGCGGCTGGGGGGTCGTCAGTTTGGACTGGAGGATGTGGCAGCTGCTATTGATGGATTTAGGTAG